A window of Ictidomys tridecemlineatus isolate mIctTri1 chromosome 1, mIctTri1.hap1, whole genome shotgun sequence contains these coding sequences:
- the Slc18a2 gene encoding synaptic vesicular amine transporter, translated as MALSELAPLRWLRESRHSRKLILFIVFLALLLDNMLLTVVVPIIPSYLYSIKHEKNATEIQTARPALTASTSGSFQSIFSYYDNSTMVTGNATGNLHGEQLHRAATTQHMVTNKSSAPSDCPSEDKDLLNENVQVGLLFASKATVQLLTNPFVGLLTNRIGYPIPMFAGFCIMFISTIMFAFSSSYAFLLIARSLQGIGSSCSSVAGMGMLASVYTDDEERGNAMGIALGGLAMGVLVGPPFGSVLYEFVGKTAPFLVLAALVLLDGAIQLFVLQPSRVQPESQKGTPLTTLLKDPYILIAAGSICFANMGIAMLEPALPIWMMETMCSRKWQLGVAFLPASISYLIGTNIFGILAHKMGRWLCSLLGMIIVGISILCIPFAKNIYGLIAPNFGVGFAIGMVDSSMMPIMAYLVDLRHVSVYGSVYAIADVAFCMGYAIGPSAGGAIAKAIGFPWLMTIIGIIDILFAPLCFFLRSPPAKEEKMAILMDHNCPIKTKMYTQNNIQSYPIGDDEESESD; from the exons ATGGCCTTGAGCGAGCTGGCACCGCTGCGCTGGCTGCGGGAGAGCCGCCACTCGCGAAAGCTCATCCTGTTCATCGTGTTCCTCGCGCTGCTGCTGGACAACATGCTGCTGACCGTCGTGG TCCCCATCATCCCTAGTTACTTATACAGCATTAAGCATGAGAAAAATGCAACTGAAATCCAGACTGCCAGGCCTGCGCTCACAGCCTCCACCTCAGGAAGCTTCCAGAGCATCTTCTCCTATTATGACAACTCTACCATGGTCACTGGGAATGCTACTGGAAACCTTCATGGGGAACAGCTGCATAGAGCTGCTACCACACAGCACATGGTGACCAACAAGTCCTCTGCCCCCTCTGACTGTCCCAGTGAAGACAAAGACCTTCTCAATGAAAATGTGCAAGTCGGTCTGCTGTTTGCCTCCAAAGCCACCGTCCAGCTCCTCACTAACCCTTTCGTAGGGCTGCTGACCAACAG AATCGGCTATCCCATTCCTATGTTTGCGGGATTCTGCATCATGTTTATCTCAACAATTA TGTTTGCCTTCTCCAGCAGCTATGCCTTCCTGCTCATCGCCAGGTCCCTGCAGGGCATTGGCTCCTCCTGCTCATCTGTAGCTG GGATGGGCATGCTTGCCAGTGTGTACACAGATGATGAGGAGAGAGGCAACGCTATGGGGATCGCCTTAGGAGGCCTGGCCATGGGGGTCTTAG TGGGCCCGCCCTTCGGGAGTGTGCTGTATGAGTTCGTGGGGAAGACGGCTCCGTTCCTGGTGCTGGCTGCCTTGGTGCTCTTGGATGGAG CTATTCAGCTCTTTGTGCTCCAGCCATCGCGGGTGCAGCCAGAG AGTCAGAAGGGGACACCTCTGACCACTCTGTTGAAAGACCCATACATCCTCATTGCCGCAG GCTCCATCTGCTTCGCCAACATGGGGATCGCCATGCTGGAGCCAGCCCTGCCCATCTGGATGATGGAGACCATGTGTTCCCGAAAGTGGCAGCTGG GCGTTGCTTTCTTGCCAGCGAGTATTTCTTATCTCATTGGAACCAATATTTTTGGGATACTTGCACACAAAATGGGGAG GTGGCTTTGTTCACTTCTAGGAATGATAATTGTTGGAATCAGCATTTTATGT ATTCCTTTTGCAAAAAACATTTATGGTCTCATAGCTCCCAACTTTGGAGTTGGTTTTGCAATTG GGATGGTGGATTCATCAATGATGCCTATCATGGCCTACCTCGTGGACCTGCGGCACGTGTCCGTCTATGGGAGTGTGTATGCCATTGCAGACGTGGCATTTTGTATGGGATATGCTATAG GTCCTTCTGCTGGTGGTGCTATTGCAAAGGCAATTGGCTTTCCATGGCTCATGACAATTATTGGGATCATTGATATTCTTTTTGCTCCTCTCTGCTTTTTCCTTCGAAGTCCACCTGCCAAGGAagaaaaaatg GCTATTCTCATGGATCACAACTGCcccattaaaacaaaaatgtacacTCAGAATAATATTCAGTCATATCCGATAGGTGATGATGAAGAATCAGAAAGTGACTGA